A single genomic interval of halophilic archaeon DL31 harbors:
- a CDS encoding hypothetical protein (KEGG: hbo:Hbor_02040 hypothetical protein) has translation MDYDLAIDNAPASVPGGTALLLVHPSIGETDRVDTDFLNGGTDRFLVISTRTTAREVEQKLDYYEVDEQNAVILDTLSVERGYSRRSAPHIHYASGPDDVSGIVEHVEEFFTADEGRHRLTFDSLTELAYYADEDRALDVAKRLVDLIKTHDAVGLFHLSSEVHDEETVAEFVELFDGTVRLDDDGNVSYEADE, from the coding sequence ATGGACTACGACCTCGCCATCGATAACGCGCCAGCAAGCGTTCCTGGCGGTACTGCGCTCCTGTTGGTTCACCCGAGTATCGGCGAGACAGACCGCGTTGACACCGACTTTCTCAACGGGGGGACCGACCGATTCCTGGTGATTTCCACTCGAACCACCGCCCGAGAGGTCGAACAGAAACTCGACTACTACGAGGTCGACGAGCAAAATGCCGTTATCCTGGATACGCTCTCCGTCGAGCGGGGCTACTCACGACGTTCAGCCCCCCACATCCACTACGCCTCGGGGCCGGACGACGTGAGCGGAATCGTCGAGCACGTCGAGGAGTTTTTCACCGCGGACGAGGGGCGCCATCGTCTCACGTTCGACTCGCTCACCGAGCTGGCCTACTACGCTGACGAGGACCGCGCGCTCGACGTTGCCAAACGGCTGGTCGATCTAATCAAAACGCACGACGCTGTCGGGCTTTTCCACCTCTCCAGCGAGGTCCACGACGAAGAAACCGTCGCGGAGTTCGTCGAGCTGTTCGACGGGACGGTTCGACTGGACGACGACGGGAACGTGAGCTACGAAGCTGACGAGTAA
- a CDS encoding hypothetical protein (KEGG: nmg:Nmag_1926 hypothetical protein), whose protein sequence is MFAERQLTPALQRLRSETVPDALVLDVEQDFETLPPAVAEELGLLVDSLDPAASPAEWLPESAPAQLHAYAGAQFTIGLPGDGTVVWTRQTQPPTVLVKARAAGTPEAFREFLLAEAFVELALGVPESFLPFFGDKYTDLDDALGLGGAAVYQVAMALYDAWVGLQSREQFTQWDGEYDDLYDAWVDAGERLEPRIDGLPGEVARGETTFPAATELACSAIKHDLDLPAPFAALDTLAYRDHGAEYAVRWAEKTVAALR, encoded by the coding sequence ATGTTCGCTGAGCGGCAACTCACGCCCGCGCTCCAGCGACTGCGCAGCGAGACGGTTCCCGATGCGTTGGTGTTGGACGTCGAGCAGGATTTCGAGACGCTCCCGCCGGCCGTTGCGGAGGAACTCGGCCTGCTGGTCGACAGCCTCGACCCGGCCGCCTCACCTGCAGAGTGGCTCCCCGAGAGCGCGCCTGCCCAACTCCATGCGTACGCGGGCGCACAGTTCACTATTGGGCTTCCCGGTGATGGCACCGTGGTCTGGACGCGTCAGACCCAGCCACCGACGGTTCTCGTGAAAGCCCGAGCCGCGGGCACACCTGAAGCGTTCCGCGAATTCCTGCTCGCCGAGGCGTTCGTCGAACTGGCCCTCGGCGTCCCCGAGAGCTTCCTCCCCTTCTTCGGAGACAAATACACCGACCTCGACGACGCGCTCGGCCTCGGCGGCGCCGCGGTCTATCAGGTGGCGATGGCGCTCTACGATGCATGGGTCGGCCTCCAGAGCCGAGAGCAGTTCACGCAGTGGGACGGGGAGTACGACGATCTTTACGACGCGTGGGTCGACGCTGGCGAGCGGCTCGAACCTCGAATCGACGGGCTCCCTGGCGAGGTGGCTCGCGGCGAGACGACGTTCCCGGCGGCCACTGAACTCGCCTGTTCAGCGATCAAACACGACCTCGACCTCCCGGCGCCGTTCGCGGCGCTCGACACGCTGGCCTACCGAGACCACGGGGCCGAGTACGCGGTCCGATGGGCTGAAAAGACGGTTGCGGCCTTGCGGTAG
- a CDS encoding Protein of unknown function DUF2072, Zinc-ribbon (PFAM: Protein of unknown function DUF2072, Zinc-ribbon~KEGG: hvo:HVO_3012 hypothetical protein), with amino-acid sequence MPHQCTECGRTFDDGSKEMLSGCPNCGGNKFQFHPSSATSAARKAAADTDAAANTGADADGAPNATTDAGTTPTSELSADSARANVEQEASEPARNPGADQFDTSKDAEIDNSTAAEDNAQRDARSSPATTEEIDEARRKMAAAERERLDEAGEERAAGRQRRGRGTPQGPPTEEPDEAAAQEFGLDGPVGGPDKQPSTNAATQSDSEADPIDGSSTDLSALREELNDQFESIKITAPGQYELNLMELYERKEYIISLQEDGRYVVDISEGHEHRED; translated from the coding sequence ATGCCCCACCAGTGTACCGAGTGTGGTCGAACGTTCGACGACGGCTCCAAGGAGATGCTCTCGGGCTGTCCGAACTGCGGCGGCAACAAGTTCCAGTTCCACCCCTCAAGCGCCACGTCAGCGGCGCGGAAGGCCGCCGCAGATACCGATGCAGCAGCGAACACCGGCGCCGACGCTGATGGGGCCCCAAATGCAACTACCGACGCCGGAACCACTCCCACATCCGAATTGAGTGCGGACAGTGCCCGCGCGAACGTCGAGCAGGAGGCGTCCGAACCAGCCCGAAATCCGGGTGCAGACCAGTTCGACACCAGCAAGGATGCCGAAATCGACAACTCCACCGCTGCAGAGGACAACGCCCAGCGTGACGCCCGTAGCTCACCAGCCACCACTGAGGAAATCGACGAGGCCCGTCGGAAGATGGCTGCGGCCGAGCGCGAGCGTCTCGATGAAGCGGGCGAAGAGCGTGCTGCGGGCCGCCAGCGCCGGGGCCGCGGCACGCCACAGGGTCCACCCACCGAGGAACCGGACGAGGCTGCTGCCCAGGAGTTTGGCCTCGATGGCCCTGTTGGCGGCCCCGACAAGCAACCCTCGACCAATGCGGCCACCCAGTCCGACTCGGAAGCGGACCCGATCGATGGCTCGTCGACGGACCTCTCGGCGCTGCGCGAGGAGCTCAACGACCAGTTCGAGAGCATCAAAATCACCGCCCCCGGCCAGTACGAACTCAATCTGATGGAGCTCTACGAACGGAAGGAGTACATCATCTCGCTACAGGAGGACGGCCGCTACGTCGTTGACATCTCCGAGGGCCACGAGCACCGCGAGGACTGA
- a CDS encoding Uncharacterized conserved protein UCP004977 (PFAM: Uncharacterised conserved protein UCP004977~KEGG: nmg:Nmag_1928 hypothetical protein) encodes MPEATEKDENDPGDDGVRVDMISGARMEGLTSMEKIRLILDGVRDGNIVILEEGLSPDEESKLIEVTMTEISPDEFTGIEIETYPQSQTKDSSLLGRLLGKDESPKKLTVIGPANQIQTLHKDENLISALVSRK; translated from the coding sequence ATGCCCGAGGCAACAGAGAAAGACGAGAACGACCCCGGCGACGACGGGGTTCGAGTCGACATGATCAGCGGCGCCCGCATGGAGGGGCTGACGAGTATGGAGAAGATCCGGCTCATCCTCGACGGCGTCCGCGACGGCAACATCGTCATCCTGGAAGAGGGGCTGAGCCCCGACGAGGAGTCGAAACTCATCGAGGTAACAATGACCGAGATTAGCCCTGACGAGTTCACCGGTATCGAGATCGAGACCTATCCGCAGTCACAGACGAAGGACTCGAGCCTATTGGGTCGACTGTTGGGCAAAGACGAGAGCCCAAAGAAGCTGACCGTCATCGGGCCGGCCAACCAGATCCAGACGCTGCACAAAGACGAGAACCTCATCAGCGCGCTCGTCTCGCGGAAGTAG
- a CDS encoding GTP-binding protein HSR1-related protein (PFAM: GTP-binding protein, HSR1-related~KEGG: hla:Hlac_2746 GTP-binding protein HSR1-related) → MGLLTSLKDSITRVTDGLFASGEPKRIGIYGPPNAGKTTLANRIARDWTGDAVGPESHIPHETRRARRKEDVTIERNGKEVTIDIVDTPGVTTKVDYEKFLEHDMEKEDAVRRSREATEGVAEAMHWLREDVEGVIYVLDATSDPFTQVNTMLIGIIESQDLPVLILANKIDKEEADIQRISNAFPQHETIPLSALEGDNMDEVYEKIAEYFA, encoded by the coding sequence ATGGGTCTGCTCACGAGTCTCAAAGACAGTATTACGCGGGTCACAGACGGCCTGTTCGCGTCCGGGGAGCCCAAGCGGATTGGGATCTATGGACCGCCGAACGCCGGAAAGACCACGCTCGCGAACCGCATCGCACGCGACTGGACCGGCGACGCCGTCGGACCCGAGAGTCACATCCCCCACGAAACCCGGCGCGCCCGCCGGAAGGAGGACGTGACCATCGAGCGCAACGGCAAGGAGGTCACCATCGACATCGTCGACACGCCGGGGGTGACGACGAAGGTCGATTACGAGAAGTTCCTCGAACACGACATGGAGAAGGAGGACGCCGTCCGCCGCTCCCGCGAGGCGACGGAGGGCGTCGCCGAGGCCATGCACTGGCTCCGCGAGGACGTCGAGGGCGTTATCTACGTGCTCGACGCGACCTCGGACCCCTTCACGCAGGTTAACACGATGCTCATCGGCATCATCGAGAGCCAGGACCTGCCGGTACTCATCCTCGCGAACAAAATCGACAAGGAGGAAGCCGACATTCAGCGCATCTCCAACGCGTTCCCACAGCACGAGACCATCCCGCTGTCGGCCCTTGAGGGCGACAACATGGATGAGGTCTACGAGAAAATTGCGGAGTATTTCGCCTAA
- a CDS encoding Cell division control protein 6-like protein (SMART: ATPase, AAA+ type, core~TIGRFAM: Cell division control protein 6 related, archaea~KEGG: hla:Hlac_0001 ORC1/cdc6 family replication initiation protein~HAMAP: Cell division control protein 6-like protein~PFAM: CDC6, C-terminal): protein MTDTDDNPADGEATRDEETPDWRGGAGDPTEPDPPQPDSADPDTEDSDPEDPDLETSDPEELSTNDGTDTDVNLDTGGVDIDRMLGDEDEDSQGLFDDLMAGEPIFQNKEVLRPSYTPHELPHRTDQINQMATILVSALRGDTPSNILIYGKTGTGKTASAKFVSQELESTSQKYDVPCEVEYINCEITDTQYRVLAQLANKFIEKNRVVVDDQLEELRDLQERLDEDGTAALVEGEYESTDDVAERIAELEADREAMEEVPMTGWPTDRVYTTFFDAIDYHERVVVIMLDEIDKLVEKSGDDTLYNLSRMNSELENSRISIMGISNDLKFTDFLDPRVKSSLGEEEIVFPPYDANQLRDILQHRSEVAFKEDALTDDVIPLCAAFAAQEHGDARRALDLLRTAGELAERSQAETVEEQHVRQAQDKIELDRVVEVVRTLPTQSKIVLFATILLEKNGVHNINTGEVFNIYKRLCEEIDADVLTQRRVTDLISELDMLGIVNAVVVSKGRYGRTKEISLSVPIEETEAVLLSDSRLGDIENAQPFVQARFDN from the coding sequence ATGACCGATACCGACGATAACCCGGCAGATGGCGAGGCAACGCGGGACGAGGAGACGCCAGACTGGCGAGGCGGCGCCGGTGACCCTACGGAACCCGACCCTCCCCAGCCCGACAGTGCGGACCCAGACACCGAGGACTCAGACCCCGAGGACCCAGACCTCGAAACCTCTGATCCCGAGGAACTCTCGACCAACGACGGAACTGACACTGACGTGAATCTGGACACGGGCGGCGTGGATATCGACCGGATGCTCGGCGACGAGGACGAGGACAGCCAAGGGCTGTTCGACGACCTGATGGCTGGAGAGCCAATTTTCCAGAACAAGGAGGTGCTCCGGCCCTCCTACACGCCCCACGAACTCCCCCACCGAACCGACCAGATTAACCAGATGGCGACCATCCTGGTGTCGGCGCTACGCGGGGATACGCCCTCGAACATCCTCATTTACGGGAAGACTGGAACCGGGAAAACCGCGAGTGCGAAGTTCGTGAGCCAGGAACTCGAGTCCACCTCTCAGAAGTACGACGTGCCCTGCGAGGTGGAGTACATCAACTGCGAAATCACCGACACGCAGTATCGGGTACTCGCCCAGCTGGCGAACAAGTTCATCGAGAAGAACCGCGTCGTCGTCGACGACCAACTCGAGGAGCTCCGCGACCTGCAAGAGCGTCTCGACGAGGACGGAACGGCAGCACTTGTGGAGGGAGAGTACGAGAGCACCGACGACGTCGCCGAACGCATCGCCGAACTTGAGGCCGACCGCGAGGCGATGGAGGAAGTCCCGATGACTGGGTGGCCGACCGACCGGGTGTACACCACGTTTTTCGACGCCATCGACTACCACGAGCGCGTGGTCGTGATCATGCTCGACGAGATCGACAAACTCGTCGAGAAATCGGGTGACGACACGCTCTACAACCTTTCGCGGATGAACTCCGAACTGGAGAACTCCCGCATCTCAATCATGGGCATCTCGAACGACCTGAAGTTCACCGATTTTCTCGACCCCAGGGTCAAGTCGAGCCTCGGGGAGGAGGAAATCGTCTTCCCGCCCTACGACGCCAACCAACTCCGTGACATCCTCCAGCACCGCTCGGAGGTCGCGTTCAAGGAGGACGCACTCACCGACGACGTGATTCCCCTGTGTGCGGCGTTTGCCGCGCAGGAACACGGTGACGCGCGACGTGCGCTGGACCTCCTCCGAACGGCGGGTGAACTGGCCGAACGAAGTCAGGCCGAGACTGTTGAAGAACAGCATGTCCGGCAGGCACAGGACAAAATCGAACTCGACCGCGTGGTCGAGGTCGTTCGGACCCTCCCGACCCAGAGTAAAATCGTCCTCTTCGCCACCATTCTCCTCGAGAAAAACGGCGTGCACAACATCAACACCGGCGAGGTGTTCAACATCTACAAACGCCTCTGTGAGGAGATCGACGCCGACGTGCTGACTCAGCGCCGCGTCACGGACCTCATCAGCGAACTCGACATGCTGGGCATTGTCAACGCTGTCGTTGTCTCGAAAGGCCGCTACGGCCGTACGAAGGAGATTTCGCTCTCGGTCCCCATTGAGGAGACCGAGGCCGTCCTCCTCTCTGACTCACGGCTTGGCGACATCGAGAACGCCCAGCCGTTCGTGCAGGCGCGCTTCGACAACTAA
- a CDS encoding peptidase S26B, signal peptidase (TIGRFAM: Peptidase S26B, eukaryotic signal peptidase~KEGG: hvo:HVO_0002 signal peptidase I) yields the protein MSAGEGPPERKPEHPGADESLLTRFRTDESGPLMFIRELLTSMATVALVGLLLFAISGVWPPMVAVESGSMDPNMQKGDLIFVTEPGRYMPEYDHADTGVVTYQDGQDHDYRTFNDYGSVVVYKNPSTFGPPIIHRARFWVDDGENWYDKANTEYVNAGSCSELRNCPAPHAGFVTKGDHNPYYDQANGISSPVKPEWLVGTARLRIPYLGWVRLGFSGAVTATPILPGTASAAATASAGTAAPALPVAPVPPQPIVSGGIEQLRSSSGTTVDTSAPTQIESLQVESSPRLPAAIARGAPAAA from the coding sequence ATGAGTGCTGGAGAGGGCCCCCCGGAGCGCAAACCGGAGCACCCCGGGGCGGACGAGAGTCTACTGACCCGGTTCCGGACCGACGAATCGGGACCGCTGATGTTCATCCGCGAACTCCTCACCAGCATGGCCACCGTCGCGTTGGTTGGCCTGCTGCTGTTCGCGATTAGCGGCGTCTGGCCACCGATGGTCGCCGTCGAGAGCGGGAGCATGGACCCCAACATGCAGAAGGGCGACCTGATCTTCGTCACTGAACCAGGGCGGTATATGCCCGAGTACGATCACGCCGACACCGGCGTCGTCACCTATCAGGACGGCCAGGACCACGACTACCGGACGTTCAACGATTACGGCTCCGTGGTCGTCTACAAGAACCCCTCCACGTTCGGCCCGCCCATCATCCACCGGGCGCGGTTCTGGGTCGACGACGGCGAGAACTGGTACGACAAGGCCAATACGGAGTACGTCAACGCGGGGAGCTGTTCGGAGCTGCGAAACTGTCCCGCCCCCCACGCTGGCTTCGTCACCAAGGGTGACCATAACCCCTACTACGACCAGGCCAACGGTATCAGCTCCCCCGTGAAGCCTGAGTGGCTCGTCGGAACCGCCCGCCTCCGTATCCCGTATCTCGGCTGGGTCCGGCTGGGCTTCTCCGGCGCTGTAACCGCCACCCCCATCCTTCCGGGTACAGCTTCCGCAGCAGCGACGGCGAGTGCAGGAACTGCGGCGCCGGCGCTCCCGGTCGCACCGGTTCCCCCGCAGCCCATCGTTTCCGGTGGAATCGAGCAACTGAGGTCCTCCTCGGGCACCACAGTCGATACATCGGCACCCACCCAAATCGAGTCACTTCAGGTCGAGTCGTCACCCCGGCTCCCCGCCGCAATCGCACGCGGCGCGCCCGCAGCCGCCTGA
- a CDS encoding dipeptidyl aminopeptidase/acylaminoacyl peptidase (KEGG: hbo:Hbor_02640 dipeptidyl aminopeptidase/acylaminoacyl peptidase), with amino-acid sequence MARIQAADYHDIAKPGEVRLSPDGEQVVFVRQRPDDDDSYESTVYLVPSDGSEDPRQFTVSEGGDSQPRWSPSGDRIAFVSNRGKDDDRPQLWLIPVDGGEARAVTEIPAGVSDISWSPDGSRIVFTQSTTADERAEDLDVDISDEEEYERETPDPRVIDRTTYRTAQSYFDGTRSHIYVAHVGDGLPSVEDVTVERITEGEVDHNAPEWGDDSTLYYAANDVSEDPDDSVRYSIYAYDTDDAEPEKVHESSGWGAGLAANETGQVAFLYSEEEQSSIQPTELKVLDVAEQSSAGNQNATRSDDVESGEISWITEGIDRGLGYEAAPQWTPEGDRLVFSTPDEGKTSIWSAPGDASETPRRLVRPGSVSAGHVGEERFVFAMSEWDHPGDVFVCARETADKPGLEGGEGVERDDCLRLSHLNETYLDDVDVQEPEELHFESSQGAVHGWAITPEEFEEDGSYPLAVEIHGGPHAMWTTSGTMWHEFQTLAARGYIVFWSNPRGSTGYGTEYMQAIERDWGDATLTDVMAGVDLLCARDYVDEDDVHLTGGSFGGYMTSWAVGQSDFFRSAVSQRGVYDFTGFYGSTDGAYKLVEGDYDTTPWEEPEFLWEQSPTGHAHNVETPTLLIHSDDDYRTPVCTAELWHRMLRKQGTDTRFVRYPREGHELSRSGEPAHVVDRIERTARWFDGYSEYQDAERALDRDRNDGLSAGEDDEGEENDA; translated from the coding sequence ATGGCACGTATTCAGGCTGCCGACTACCACGATATCGCCAAACCTGGCGAGGTTCGGCTCTCGCCCGATGGCGAACAGGTCGTCTTCGTCCGACAGCGTCCCGACGACGACGACAGCTACGAGTCGACGGTGTATCTCGTCCCCAGCGACGGGAGCGAGGACCCCCGCCAGTTCACTGTCTCGGAAGGCGGCGACAGCCAGCCCCGCTGGTCACCGTCGGGTGACCGCATCGCCTTCGTTTCGAACCGCGGCAAGGACGACGACCGGCCCCAACTCTGGCTCATCCCTGTCGACGGTGGCGAAGCCAGGGCCGTCACTGAAATCCCGGCCGGCGTCTCGGATATTTCGTGGTCGCCTGACGGCAGCCGCATTGTGTTCACCCAGTCCACGACTGCAGACGAGCGAGCGGAGGACCTCGACGTCGACATCAGCGACGAGGAGGAGTACGAACGGGAGACGCCAGACCCCCGGGTCATCGACCGCACCACCTACCGGACTGCCCAGTCGTACTTCGACGGCACGCGCTCGCACATCTACGTCGCGCACGTCGGCGACGGCCTGCCCAGCGTCGAGGACGTGACCGTCGAGCGTATCACCGAGGGCGAGGTCGACCACAATGCTCCGGAGTGGGGCGACGACTCGACCCTCTACTACGCTGCCAACGACGTGAGTGAGGACCCCGACGACTCGGTTCGCTACTCCATCTACGCCTACGATACCGACGACGCCGAGCCCGAGAAGGTTCACGAGTCCAGCGGCTGGGGCGCCGGGCTCGCGGCCAATGAGACGGGCCAGGTGGCGTTCCTCTACAGCGAGGAGGAGCAGTCCAGCATCCAGCCGACCGAACTCAAGGTCCTCGACGTCGCAGAGCAGAGCTCTGCGGGCAATCAGAACGCGACGCGTTCTGATGATGTTGAGAGCGGCGAGATCTCCTGGATCACCGAGGGCATCGACCGCGGGCTGGGCTACGAGGCCGCCCCGCAGTGGACGCCCGAGGGCGACCGGCTCGTCTTCTCCACGCCCGACGAAGGGAAGACCAGCATCTGGTCGGCCCCAGGCGACGCCAGCGAGACCCCACGGCGGCTCGTCCGCCCCGGCAGCGTCAGCGCGGGTCACGTCGGCGAGGAACGGTTCGTGTTCGCGATGAGTGAGTGGGACCACCCCGGCGACGTGTTCGTCTGCGCGCGGGAGACCGCCGATAAACCCGGTCTCGAGGGTGGCGAAGGCGTCGAGCGAGACGACTGCCTTCGACTCTCGCACCTCAACGAGACCTACCTCGACGACGTCGACGTGCAGGAACCCGAGGAACTCCACTTCGAGTCTTCCCAAGGTGCGGTCCACGGTTGGGCCATCACCCCCGAAGAGTTCGAGGAAGACGGCAGCTACCCCCTGGCGGTCGAAATCCACGGTGGCCCCCACGCGATGTGGACCACCTCGGGGACGATGTGGCACGAGTTCCAGACGCTGGCGGCTCGCGGCTACATCGTCTTCTGGTCGAACCCCCGTGGCTCGACCGGCTACGGCACGGAGTACATGCAGGCGATCGAACGTGACTGGGGCGACGCCACCCTCACAGACGTGATGGCCGGCGTCGACCTCCTCTGTGCGCGCGACTACGTCGACGAGGACGACGTCCACCTCACGGGCGGCTCCTTCGGGGGCTACATGACTTCCTGGGCGGTCGGCCAGTCCGACTTCTTCCGGTCGGCGGTCTCCCAACGCGGCGTCTATGACTTCACCGGGTTCTACGGTTCCACAGACGGCGCCTACAAGCTCGTCGAGGGTGATTACGACACCACCCCGTGGGAGGAACCCGAGTTCCTCTGGGAGCAGTCCCCGACGGGTCACGCCCACAACGTCGAGACACCCACGCTCCTCATCCACTCCGACGACGACTACCGGACGCCGGTCTGTACGGCCGAACTCTGGCATCGGATGCTCCGGAAGCAGGGGACCGACACCCGGTTCGTGCGCTACCCACGCGAGGGCCACGAACTCTCCCGCTCGGGCGAGCCGGCTCACGTCGTGGACCGCATCGAGCGCACCGCCCGCTGGTTCGACGGCTACAGCGAGTACCAGGACGCTGAACGAGCGCTCGACCGCGACCGCAATGACGGGCTCTCGGCGGGCGAGGACGACGAGGGCGAGGAGAACGACGCGTAA
- a CDS encoding putative transcriptional regulator, CopG family (KEGG: hmu:Hmuk_1157 putative transcriptional regulator, CopG family): MSKATTSGDGGDDIVTVNFKATESFLEEIDATWQGRGFNSRSEFIRYTLRDAVEFPTFDRDELIALLTAEEDIREGRTMSAEEARERFGTDGDE, from the coding sequence ATGTCCAAAGCAACTACGAGCGGAGACGGGGGAGACGACATCGTCACGGTGAATTTCAAAGCTACCGAATCGTTTCTCGAGGAGATCGACGCTACGTGGCAGGGTCGGGGATTCAACAGTCGCAGCGAGTTCATCCGCTACACACTCCGGGACGCAGTCGAGTTTCCGACGTTCGACCGCGACGAGCTCATCGCCCTTCTCACAGCAGAGGAAGACATCCGCGAGGGACGAACCATGAGCGCCGAGGAAGCCCGCGAGCGGTTCGGTACGGACGGCGATGAGTGA
- a CDS encoding hypothetical protein (KEGG: hwa:HQ1078A hypothetical protein): MSDGGWTWALASKAQADLDSLSLDEQDRIIEKLDEIIDSPWRDPPDYGEPLQNSPYKKIRIGEFRLSVSFRQADRRIVVARVRRRGGAYTADDD; the protein is encoded by the coding sequence ATGAGTGACGGCGGGTGGACATGGGCACTCGCCTCGAAGGCGCAAGCGGACCTCGATTCTCTATCTCTCGACGAGCAGGACCGCATCATCGAGAAGCTCGACGAGATCATTGACTCTCCATGGCGCGACCCACCGGACTACGGCGAACCACTGCAGAACAGCCCCTACAAGAAGATCCGTATCGGCGAGTTCCGTCTCTCCGTGTCGTTTCGACAAGCCGACCGGCGGATTGTTGTCGCTCGGGTAAGACGGCGTGGCGGTGCGTACACCGCTGACGACGACTGA
- a CDS encoding hypothetical protein (KEGG: hsl:OE4231R hypothetical protein) produces MNTDACESCGDAAPEPLLRTVALSVDGDRVDGQTLCPECFSEWISRYQTEMATNMLQSASDAEPDVGNDITIAEETEPSPDLGTGNNALDQAVANAGNRGERDSQSNNRRESSDLASHTDGSSGTDINEVGGKPPQGPGTTEEVDVDLEDDSEKTDDEDDDSAGFF; encoded by the coding sequence ATGAACACCGACGCCTGCGAGTCCTGTGGCGACGCGGCTCCGGAACCGCTGCTGCGAACCGTCGCACTCAGTGTGGACGGCGACCGCGTCGACGGCCAGACGCTCTGCCCGGAGTGCTTCTCGGAGTGGATCTCGCGCTACCAGACCGAGATGGCGACCAACATGCTCCAGTCGGCGTCCGACGCCGAACCGGACGTGGGCAACGACATCACCATCGCCGAGGAGACCGAGCCATCCCCCGACCTCGGGACCGGGAACAATGCGCTCGACCAGGCCGTCGCCAACGCGGGGAACCGCGGTGAGCGCGACAGCCAGTCGAACAACCGGCGCGAGAGCTCCGATCTCGCCAGCCACACGGACGGGTCCAGCGGCACCGACATCAATGAGGTCGGCGGGAAGCCACCGCAGGGGCCGGGCACCACCGAGGAGGTGGATGTCGACCTCGAAGACGACTCCGAGAAAACCGACGACGAGGACGACGACAGCGCTGGATTCTTCTAG